Proteins co-encoded in one Methanosarcinales archaeon Met12 genomic window:
- a CDS encoding dihydropteroate synthase-like protein produces the protein MRVLVVTGRKAYDSVKKAVGSGAEILALDVDIGAFITPKLLRSVSNLDSYDLVLVPGLASGDFSALETKLGVKIRLGPKHACDLDIVLPYIDSIDLSHTMPACQLLSNKKHSEAMDIIHGLEKKADCSFEIKNLKIGGDSIMKVMGEIVDATRLDSDVLQEIGNEYILNGADIIDLGVPIDATPAEVKRAVKAISSLNVPTSIDTLEPDLIMAGIEAGIDMVLSLNSDNIELVGNAIVEHGLAAVIIGDGDLKHLQENIEQAQDIGIKKVIADLILNPIGHGLVNSLMLYREFRQFSDMPLFFGAGNVTELIDADSIGVNATLAGIAMELGASILFTPEYSDKAKGSISELKTAAQMMFLAERRGTAPKDLGLDLLIIKEKRRRKDKIEVENPIEAKPSTEVVQGSEGCFRIALEDGKIIAKHDEGCITGTSAKAIFDTIQGLGLAPTPEHAAYLGRELMKAELALKFGRSYMQDDEF, from the coding sequence ATGCGAGTTTTGGTTGTAACCGGACGTAAAGCATATGATTCGGTAAAAAAAGCGGTTGGCAGTGGAGCCGAGATTTTGGCGCTGGATGTGGATATAGGGGCATTCATCACGCCGAAATTATTGCGTTCTGTCTCAAACCTCGATTCGTATGACCTGGTACTGGTCCCAGGTCTCGCCTCTGGTGATTTTTCAGCTCTTGAAACGAAGCTCGGAGTTAAAATCAGACTTGGACCGAAACATGCATGTGATCTGGATATTGTGCTGCCATACATCGATTCCATCGACCTCTCCCATACGATGCCCGCCTGTCAATTGCTATCCAATAAAAAACATAGTGAAGCAATGGATATAATTCATGGGCTGGAGAAAAAGGCGGACTGCTCTTTTGAGATAAAGAATCTGAAGATAGGCGGCGACTCCATTATGAAGGTGATGGGGGAAATAGTGGATGCTACGCGCTTGGACTCCGACGTACTTCAGGAGATTGGCAATGAATATATTCTCAATGGTGCGGACATCATCGACCTCGGAGTGCCCATAGATGCGACTCCTGCTGAAGTGAAGCGCGCTGTAAAGGCGATATCCTCTCTGAACGTTCCGACAAGCATTGATACGCTCGAACCGGATTTGATCATGGCGGGTATCGAAGCGGGAATCGATATGGTGTTGAGTTTGAACAGCGATAACATCGAATTGGTTGGCAATGCTATCGTAGAGCATGGTCTGGCGGCTGTGATAATAGGGGACGGTGATTTGAAGCACCTCCAGGAGAACATAGAACAGGCACAAGATATCGGAATCAAAAAGGTCATTGCAGACCTGATTCTCAATCCAATTGGGCATGGGCTGGTTAACTCTTTGATGCTGTATCGTGAATTTCGGCAATTCAGCGATATGCCGCTCTTTTTTGGTGCAGGTAACGTCACCGAATTGATAGATGCAGACTCCATCGGCGTCAACGCAACCCTGGCAGGCATAGCCATGGAACTTGGCGCCAGCATATTATTCACACCAGAGTACAGTGACAAAGCCAAAGGGAGCATTTCTGAACTAAAGACCGCCGCACAGATGATGTTCCTTGCTGAGAGGAGGGGCACAGCCCCCAAGGATTTGGGCTTGGACCTCTTGATTATCAAGGAGAAGAGGCGCAGGAAAGATAAAATAGAAGTCGAAAATCCAATTGAAGCTAAACCCAGCACAGAAGTGGTTCAAGGCTCCGAGGGGTGCTTCAGAATTGCGCTTGAGGATGGAAAAATCATCGCCAAGCATGACGAGGGGTGTATAACTGGCACGAGTGCAAAGGCAATTTTCGACACGATTCAGGGGCTGGGGTTGGCACCTACACCAGAGCATGCTGCATATCTGGGAAGGGAGCTGATGAAAGCAGAGCTTGCGCTGAAGTTTGGGCGGAGTTATATGCAGGATGATGAGTTTTAA
- a CDS encoding 2-oxoacid:acceptor oxidoreductase family protein, translated as MRFDIRMSGLGGQGMVTAANILGSAAVKDGKHSIVIPFFGAEKRLAPTESYVRISSEEVYEKGEVTYPNVIMVFHEEVITKGKCYTMPFYEGLQQDGLLIINDSDEISLSKRDTQSLKERNARIFYVPASQIALDVAGTELATNMAMLGALVGATDIVTFDSLEKAIAERFGERKFVASATTAALDDVLKRKYARAQELVEKNMEAVRAASRSIKSS; from the coding sequence ATGAGGTTCGATATAAGGATGTCTGGACTTGGCGGGCAGGGAATGGTTACAGCTGCCAATATACTGGGCAGTGCCGCCGTGAAAGATGGAAAGCACAGCATCGTGATACCATTCTTTGGGGCAGAGAAAAGACTTGCCCCTACGGAGAGCTATGTTCGAATCTCTTCAGAGGAGGTCTATGAGAAAGGAGAGGTTACCTATCCAAATGTCATAATGGTGTTTCATGAAGAGGTGATCACAAAGGGAAAATGCTATACGATGCCGTTTTATGAAGGGCTACAGCAAGATGGTCTGCTGATAATCAACGACTCAGATGAAATATCATTGTCTAAGCGAGATACTCAAAGTTTAAAGGAGCGCAATGCGAGAATTTTTTATGTGCCCGCATCTCAAATTGCGCTGGATGTGGCAGGTACGGAGCTGGCAACGAACATGGCCATGCTCGGCGCACTGGTCGGTGCAACAGATATCGTCACATTTGATAGTTTGGAAAAGGCGATTGCGGAGAGATTCGGAGAAAGAAAGTTCGTCGCCTCTGCGACGACGGCAGCTCTTGACGATGTGCTGAAAAGGAAATATGCCAGAGCACAGGAACTGGTGGAAAAGAATATGGAAGCAGTTAGGGCGGCATCCAGATCGATTAAAAGCTCGTAG
- a CDS encoding 4Fe-4S binding protein, with amino-acid sequence MPFVAKLAEDLCTGCKQCIFACPEPNIIRFNGNTKKVEFYIDKCKGCGLCAEACKFDALEITLA; translated from the coding sequence ATGCCTTTTGTAGCAAAGTTAGCAGAGGACCTATGCACAGGGTGCAAACAATGCATCTTTGCCTGTCCTGAGCCCAACATCATACGGTTCAATGGAAATACGAAAAAAGTGGAGTTTTATATTGATAAATGCAAGGGATGCGGGCTATGCGCCGAGGCATGCAAATTCGATGCTTTGGAAATCACGTTAGCGTGA
- the fetB gene encoding iron export ABC transporter permease subunit FetB produces MIEVFCSLLLILLAILLSYFEKLDLERDILIATIRAFFQLMAVGLAIHLIFEIDDMRMVIIMIGVMVAIAGYTSGIRVAYVPNSMAYALLAISLSTSIILGIMLVFDIIYLSPRYVIPIAGMVIGNSMTVASLSMDRLHNEIRSNWSIIEGAISLGASNKQASRSYLKNSIRVAMISSIDTTKTVGLVYLPGGMAGMILGGAAPIDAVKLQIIIMYMLIAAAMITSMVVSYASCRALLPSSR; encoded by the coding sequence ATGATTGAAGTGTTTTGTTCTCTATTACTCATACTGCTCGCTATACTATTGTCCTATTTTGAAAAACTCGATCTTGAGCGGGATATATTGATCGCGACTATACGGGCATTCTTTCAACTGATGGCCGTAGGGCTGGCAATCCATTTGATATTCGAGATTGATGACATGCGCATGGTCATCATAATGATCGGAGTCATGGTGGCGATAGCAGGATATACGTCGGGGATAAGAGTGGCATATGTTCCCAATTCAATGGCATACGCGCTTCTTGCCATATCCCTCAGCACATCCATAATTCTCGGCATCATGCTCGTATTTGATATCATATATTTAAGCCCCAGATATGTCATTCCAATAGCAGGAATGGTAATAGGCAATTCAATGACAGTCGCCTCACTAAGCATGGATCGCCTTCATAATGAGATAAGATCAAACTGGAGCATAATAGAAGGCGCCATATCATTAGGAGCGTCAAACAAACAAGCCTCAAGGAGTTATTTGAAAAATAGCATTAGAGTCGCAATGATTTCATCCATCGATACGACAAAAACCGTTGGACTCGTCTACCTTCCGGGTGGAATGGCTGGCATGATACTTGGCGGTGCAGCTCCAATCGATGCAGTAAAGCTTCAGATAATTATAATGTACATGCTGATAGCTGCAGCGATGATAACATCGATGGTCGTTAGCTATGCCAGTTGCAGAGCGCTCCTACCATCATCACGCTAA